One Halobacterium wangiae genomic window, TCCTCCAGCCTCGTCGCTCTCTCACGTTCGTTCGCGACAGAAAGTGCACCGGCCGGGATTTGAACCCGGGCCATGAGCTTGGAAGGCTCAGGTCCTGCCACTAGACCACCGGTGCTCGCTCCCAACTTTCCCTCCGTCGTTTATGGGCGTTTCCCTTCGCCGCGGACGACAGCGTAGCAGTTCCCGCTGGAGACGAAGGCGTCGTCGACGGCGAGCGCGCTCGCGTCGAGGTCCGCGCGGAACTCCGCTGGGTCGTAGACGTGGTAGAACCGTGGGACGGTCTTGCCGCCGGGGAGCGTCCAGTCGACGGTCGTGTCGAAGCCCTCGTCGGCGTCGAATCGGTCGTGTTCCGTGCTCCACGCGCTCACGAGGGCGGCGCCGCTGGCCGAGAGAACGCGCGCGAGTTCGTCGAGGCTGTCGACGCGCAGGGCTCTGCTCGGGAGGTGGTGGAGGGTCGCGACGTACACCGCAAGGTCCACGCTGGCAGCGCGGAGGGGGAGTCGGGCCGCGTCCCCCGCGACGAGGGCGACCTGGAAGCCGCGGTCCGCGGCGCGCTCCTGGGCAGCGTCCAGCAGGCCGCGACTGGCGTCGAGTGCGAGGACGCGGTCCGCGCGCGCTGCGAGCAGTTCCGCGTGCCGGCCGTTGCCACAGCCGATGTCCAGGGCCGTCTCCGCGGTGCGGTCGTCGAGGAACGACTCGACCTCCGGCCAGGGGTACTCGCGGGTCTGCGCGAAGTGGTCGGCGATGCGGTCGTACGTGTGGTGGACGTCCCGGGTCATCCGATGAGGACGAACAGCGCGTACGCGATCGTCAGCATCACGGCGGCGTGTTTCACGCCCGCCTTCACGGTCCCCTCACCCATCTGTCCGGCGACGAGTCCCGAGCAGACCGCCTGGACGAGTCCCGTGTGGAAGAAGACGATGCTGTAGCGGTCCTTGTCGGCCTGGGTGAGCTGCGTCGACTCGGAGAACGGCCCGGTCGACACCGCCTCGTCGGCCGCGGCCCCGGCACCGTTGGCCGCGGCGTCGGTCGGGGCGGCGGCCGCCTCGGCCACGGGGATGTTCGGGATGAAGATGGTGTCGAGGGCGATGACGATCGCGAGGAACACGAAGAAGGAGATGTAGATGACGACGACGTACGTGAGCAGCTCGTTCCGCCGGTCGCGTTCCAGCCGTCGCGTCGCCTTCGCCTCGTTGGCGGCGATGCGGAGCACTGGACCGAGGTCGCCGCTGGCGTTCATCGCGTTCGTCGTGAGTGTGACGACCCGGGAGATGGCGGGCGTGTTCGCCCGGTTCCGGAACCGCTGGAGAGCGTGTTCGACGCGTGCGCCCCACTGGACGTCGGCCCAGGTGCGCTCCAGTTCGCGCGTGAGTGCACCGAGCTTGCTGCCGACGGTCCGCCCGAAGCTCTCGACGACGGACATCCCGGCCTCGTTCGTGCTGGCGAACCGGTCGAGGAAGTCGGGGACCCCCGCCTCCACGGCCTTCAGCCGACGGCGGTGAACCTCGTAGGCGACCGCGAACGACCCGAGCACGAACAGCGCCGCGTGCACGAGTGGGTCGTCGTACGCCGTGATCTCGGTGGAGCCAGCCAGCAACTGCGGCCACCACTGGACGAGGAGGTAGCACGCCGCGACAGGGGTGGTCACCCAGAACAGCACCGTCGGCGTCTCCAGAACGACCGCGAGCGGGTGTCTGAGGCGGTAGAGGACGGGACGGAGCAGTTCGTGCACCTCGAGGCGTTCGCGGTTCGTCGTACTCCCCGCGGTCACCGGCGGGTCCGACGCCACCGTGCCGCCGTCGCTACGGACTGGGCCAGCCGCCCGGGGGATGGACTTGAAGCGCGCGCCCGACTCGATTCCCCTCTCCTCGTCGTCGGGCCTGCCGGTCGCCGTCTCCGTGATGCTGTCGAGGTAGACCACGAACCCGGCGGTCGCCAGCGGGACGAGCAGGTAGGCAGTCACGCGGAGGAAGTCGAGTGTCCCGCCCATCGTCAGGCCGATGACGACGAGGATGGTGATGAGGAACAGCGGGCCAGCGACGAAGACGGTGACGTACGCCTCCGCGAGCGTCGCGAGCAGTTCGAGGAACTGCTCCTGTTTTGACTCGGCCTCGTCGGCGTAGTACTCGTACTCCTGTTTGAGGAACGTCGGGAGTTTCTGGCCGCTCTTCAGGACGCTCGTGAGGTTCTCGGAGAACTCCGAGAGTTCGTCGCTGGGTGTACGGTCGCCGAGACGTTCGAGCGCACGCAGGATGTCCGAGCCGTACATGTCGACGTCCTTGACGACGACGGACATCTCGCGGGCGCTCTCCCCGTACACCGCCTGGTTCCGCGCGAGGATGCGCAGGACCTCCGGGAGCGCCATCCCGCTCCGGGAGAGTGCGTACATGAACGCGACGGTGCGCTCCATCGACGCGTCGATACGCCGCGCTCGCTCGCCGGCCTGGTAGCTCGGGAGCAGCCACCGAACCTGGTAGGTGAGCACCGCGGCGACCAGGCCGACCGTGGCGCCCGACGCGACGAAGATGGCGAACAGTTCGGCGACGGAGAACTCGCCGACGCCGGTGGCGAACAGCCCCTGGACGGCGGCCGGGAACTGCTGCTGGAAGCTCTCCGGTGCGGTCCCGACGAAGACGAGGACGCCCGCGACGAGGTAGACGCCGAGGATTGCACCGGCGAGCGCCGCCGTCGACGCGAAGAGGTAGGTCCGGGCGGCGTACAGCCGGTAGGTCTGGGGGACGTGAGCACCCCGGAGGGCGTCGACCTTCTCCTGGTTCGCGTCCTGCTGGCCGCGGGCGAACCTGCCGAACGCAGCGAGCGCGACGCGCGAGACCATTCGGTCGAGCGCTGGAACGAACTGGGCGACGGCGAACAGCATCAGTGCCGCGAAGACGACGGCGAGAGGCAGGTAGACGAGCGCCATACTACTCGGCGACACCCGGCGCGTCCACGACCACGTCTTCGTCCAGTTCCGCTTTCACGCGTTCGACGACGCGCTCCGGCTGGGCGTAGTACTCGTTGACGAGTGCGGTGAACTGCCGGTAGTCCTCGACGTTCTGCCGGGTGAGGTACTGGAGGACGAGCTTCCGGTTGCGGAGCTCCCGGAGCAGTTCCCCGCGCGACCAGCCGCGTTCCTCGCGGATCTCGTCGAGGACGACGGAGTCCCGCTGGGAGAAGGAGTCGTCGGTCGCGTTCCATTCGAACGCCGTCGAGTAGTCGAGGTCGCCGGTCCGCTGGTCGATCCCCTCGATCTCGGCGATGACGCGGTTGCGCCGCACCCGTTTGGTGCCGACGTGCGTGAGCGTCTGCACACAGAGGATGTCGAGGCTCTGGATCATCGCGCGGGGGACGTTGATGGGGTCGTTCTCCAGGCGGTTGATGACCGTCTGCACGCTGTCGGCGTGCATCGTCGAGTACGTCGTGTGGCCGGTGTTCATCGCCTGGAACAGCGTCATCGCCTCGTCGCCGCGCACCTCGCCGACGACGATGTACTCGGGGCGGTGGCGGAGCGCCGAGCGAAGGAGGTCGTACATCGTGATGTCCTCGCCCTCGCCGATGGACTCCCGCGTGACCGAGGAGAGCCAGTTCTCGTGGTACAGCGACAGCTCCCGCGTGTCCTCGATGGTGAGCACCTTCGAGCGTGGCGGGATGAACATCGAGATGGCGTTCATCGAGGTGGTCTTCCCGGAGGCCGTGCCGCCCGCGAACAGGAGGCTCTTGTTCGACTCGATGGCGAGCCAGAGGTACGCCATCTGGTCGAGGTCGAACGTGTTGAGGTCGACGAGTCGCGCGGGCGTGAACGGGTCCTCGGAGTACTTCCGGATGGTGAACGCCGACCCGCGGGGCGTGACCTCCTCACCGAGTGCGAGTTCCGCCCGCGAGCCGTCCGGCAGCGTCGTCTCGGTGACGGGGTCGCCGATGGAGATGTGCCGCCCCGACTGCTGGGCGAGGCGCACGACGAAGCCGTCGAGTTCCTCCTGCTGGTAGCTGACGTTCGTCTCGATGTCCGTGTACTCGGAGTGGTAGACGAACAGCGGCACCTCGTAGCCGTCGCAGGAGACGTCCTCGATGTAGGGGTCTTTCATCAGCGGGTCGAGCTTCTCGAACCCCTCGAAGGCGCGGTGGAGGTAGTAGAAGAGGCGGTAGAACGCGTTCATGTCGACCTCCACGCCGTACTCCTCCAGCAACTGCTTCATCTGCTGTTTGAGCACCGACTCGGGGTCCTCGGGTTCGTAGACGGCGTCGTAGATGAGCGCGTCGCGGATGTCGTCGTACAGCGTCTCGAGGAGGTCCTGTTCGAAGTCGTCGAGGCCGGGTTCGACGACGTGGTAGCGGTGTTCGTCGTTCGCCGCGTCGAAGCCGATGTATACGAACGCGTACGGCGCGTTCACCCAGTACCGGTCGACCTCCTCGTACCCGTCGAGGCCGTCGAAGGAGACGAGCGGCCCGTGGGCCCTGGGGTCGTACTCTGTGACCTCCACGGCGGACCCGCGGAGCACCTCGGCGGCGCGCCTCGCACGGTGTCGGAGGCGGTCCATCTGCCGGTCGAGGTCCGCGAGGAAGTCCTTCGACATCGATAGCTACCCCCATCTTCTCCCCCGTGAACTTAAAGACTGTCCGACAACGCGCCGGGCGGCGACGAGGCCGACAGGTCGACGACCGACGCTACTCGTCGGTGTCCACGTCCTCGTCCATGCCCGCTTCCATGCCGGCCTGGACGAACCGCGCGAGGATGTGGCCGATGCTCGTGTTCGCCGTCCACATCGCCACCTCGTCGACGGGCCCAGTGTAGTCGTCGTCCGCGGGGACGGACAAGAGGACCGTCGCGTCGTCCACGAGGAGCGTCTGGCCGGCGTAGCCGTCGTCCCCACTGGCCGGCGAACAGACGACGCGCACGTCCGCGCCCAATCGCTGCCGGACTGCTGGGTCGTCGGTGACGACTGCGACGTCCACGCCCGCCGCGGTGCGGTCTTCGAGCGCAGCGACGAGGTCGTCGCGAAGGTCGTCGTCGCGTGGCCCGACGAGGAGCACGTGGTCGTCCGCGTTCGTGACGAGCGCCGCGGCCCGGTCCTGGATCGGGTCGTGGCCGCGGAGCGTCGCCACGTCGCTCTCGTCGGTGTGGTCAGCGCGCTCCTCGTGGACCGCCTCGAGGTTGTCGAAGGCACGCTCGTGCTGGCGTTCGACGCTGGCCCGGAGCTGCTCGCGCGCCCGCTGGAGGCTCACCGGCCGGTAGGTCTTCGGCGAGGACTCGACGACTTCGACGAGTCCGCGCGCCGCGAGGTCCTCGGCGGCGCCGTACACCTGCGACCGGGGCACCTCCGACGCCCGCGCGACGTCCTGTGCGGTCCCGCCGCCGAGTCGCTGGAGCGCGACGAACACCCGGGCCTCGTAGTTCGACAGCCCGAGTTCCCGGAGCGCGGCCACAGCCTCGTGTGCACTCATCGCTCGTAGTCACCCCTGTACGCTACACGGGCAAGACGTTTCGCGTCCCCGGCCGACTGCGATGTCCCGCTCGACATACGTGTTGTACTATTCTACAAACTATTATATCGGTCGGGGCGCTCTGTCGGGGCAATGGCCGACATCGCCGACCGGTACGCCGACCTGCTCGCACGGTACAGTCGGTACGTCCTCGCCGTGTTGCTCGTGGCGACCGTCGTCATGGGTGTCGGTGCCGCCAACGTGGACGCCGGGCTCTCCATCTCCAGTTTCGGCGGCGACTCCACTGAGGCCGAGAAACTGACGTACGTCCGCGAGAACTTCTCGCCGGACGACCAGGACGTCACCTCGATGCAGGTGGTCGTGCGCGGCGACGACGTCCTCTCGAAGGAGTCGCTGCTCGAGACGCTGCGGTTCCAGCGGGCCGTCCGCGGCAGCGGAACCGTCGGGCCGACGCTGCGCGACGGTCAGCCCACCGTCGGCATCGGTAACCTCGTCGCCACCGCCGCCATCCACGCCGAGTCCCAGGGACCGCCCGTCGCTCAGCCGACGCTCAACGAACAGATCGCCCAGATCGAGTCGATGTCCGCGGCCGAGGTCGAAGACGCCGTCCGGACTGCCCTTGACCCCGAGGCGGCGCGCGGCGGCACCGTGGACCCCTACACCTTGCTGGCGACCGACTACGAACCCGGGAGTACGACGGCCTCGGCGCGCGTCCTCTTCGTCTTCCAGCAGACCGACGGCGGCGACTCGCTGTCGACCGACGTCGTCGACGCTCAGCTCGCGACCCGCGGTCTCGCCGCAGACGAGATCCGCTCCGGGGACGCGTTCGTCTTCGGCGCCGGTATCGTCGACGAGGAAGCCGGGAAGGCCACCGGGGAGAGCTTCGCGCTCATCACACCCGTCGCGCTCGTGTTGATCCTCCTCGTGCTCGGAATCGCGTACCGCGACCCGGTGGACGTCGTCCTCGCGCTCGCCGGGACGGTGCTCACGCTCGTCTGGATGGGTGGGTTCATGGGCTGGATGGACATCGGCGTCACCCAGATACTCATCGCGGTCCCGTTCCTCGTCGTCGGCCTCTCCATCGACTACGCGCTCCACGTCGTGATGCGGTACCGGGAGGCGCGACTCGCCGACGAGACGCTGTCGCCCCGGGGCGGGATGCGAGTCGGCCTCGCGGGCGTCACCGTCGCGCTCGCGGCGACGACGTTCACGACCGCCGTCGGGTTCCTCTCGAACACGGTGAGCCCAATCCAGCCCATCGCGGAGTTTGGCCTCGTGAGCGCCGCGGGCATCGTCTCCGCGTTCGTCGTCTTCGCGGTGCTGTTGCCGACGGTCAAACTCGAGGTAGACGCCGTCCTCGAACGGTTCGGCTTCGACCACCGCAAGCGCGCGTTCGGGACGGTGGGCGTCGCGAACCGCGTCGTCGGCGTCGGGACGACCGTCGCCCGTCGCGCACCCATCGCCATCGTGGCACTGGCGCTGGTCACGAGCGCGGCCGGCGGCTACGCCGCGACCGACATCGACACGTCGATCGACCAGGTCGACTTCCTCCCCCGGGAATCGCCGGAGTGGATGGACTCGCTGCCCGGTCCGTTCGCGCCCAGCGACTACCAGCTCCGCGAGAACGTTGTCTTCCTTAACGATAACTTCGTGCAGTCGCGCGACAGGACGACGGCGTACGTCCTCGTCGAGGGGTCTGTCACGGACCCCGACACGCTCGAACGGGTCGCAGCGGGCGAGTCCGCTGTCGCCGACACCACCTCGGCGGTCCAGCTAGCGAACGGCCGTCCGGACCTCGACAGTCCGCTCGCGCTCGTCCGCGAGACGGCCGCCGAGAACGAGACGTTCGCCGCGCTCGTCGAGCGCAACGACGACGACGGTGACGGTGTCCCCGACCAGAACCTCGCGGTGATCTACGACGCGCTGTTCGCCAACGACCCGGCCGCGGCGAGTACGGTCCTCCACCGCGTCGACGGCGACTACCGTGCGCTGAACGTGCGGGTCGGGGTCTCCGCGAGCGCGCCGACGGCCACCATAACCACCGAGATGCGTTCGGTCGCCGAGACGGTGGCCGGAGACTCCGAGCTGACCGCCACGGCGACCGGTCCACCGGTCGTCGACGAACTCGTCCAGCGGGACCTGCTCCGGACGCTCGTCGAGACGTTCCTGCTGACGCTCGGTGTCATCCTCGCGTTCCTCACCGTCCTGTTCTACCGGCGGTACGACGCGCCGTTGCTCGGCGCCGTGACGCTGGTCCCTGTCGTCGGTGCACTCGGCTGGATCCTCGGGACGATGTACCTCTTCGACATCCCGTTCACGACGGAGACGGCGGTCATCGCGAGCATCGCGATCGGGCTCGGCGTCGACTACGCCATCCACGTCAGCGAGCGGTTCGTCCACGAACTCGACGGGACGACCGACGTCTCCGACGCACTCGACGCGACCGTCAGCGGGACGGGCGGCGCACTGCTCGCCAGCGCCGTCTCGACGGCGGCCGGGTTCGGGGTACTCGTGTTCGCGCTCGTCCCCTCGCTCCGGCGATTCGGCGCGGTGACGAGTGCGACCATCGTCTTCGCTTTCGTCGCGAGCGTCGTCGTCCTGCCGAGCCTGCTGACACTCTGGCACCGCTACCGGGGCGCTGAGGCGGACGCGGTTCACTCCTGACGCCCGCCCCGACGCGACGACGGGACGGTCAGCCGGACCGGTCCGCTGGCTAACACGGGCGTTACGTTCATTTCCCCGTCGCCCCAACTGTCCCGTAGGGAATGCGCCGGGATTACTTCGAACTGGACGTGACGGGCGTCGACTGGGTCGACGAGGGCGGCGAGCCGAGCAAGCCGAACGTCGTCATCGAGTTCACAGGCGACGTCGACGACCTCCGGGACCACCTCACAGACAACGACGGTGAACTGCTCGACGCCGGCGAAACTGACGCCACGTTCCGCCTCACGGACGACGTCGAAGAACGGGGCGCGTCTGGCGTCGTCGCGGTGACCAACCGCATCACGGGGGACTTCGTCCTCGAACTGAACGAGGACGCCGAGGACGTCTTCACGTTCATCCGCGCGGCGCGCCGCTACGGCGAGGCGACGGACGACGACGAGGGCCGCTACCGCGTAGAGATACGCGTCGACGGCGAGGAGCTGGTCGTCTACGACAAGTCGACGTTCCTCGTCTACAGCCGGGACGGCGACCTCCTCCGGGGGGACAGCCTCATCCCGAGCGGCATCGAACTGTAGGGACCACGCTCTTTCGACGGCCGTATCACCGGGAGCTAAGTGCGAGCGTCCGCTCCCTCCGGACATGGAACTGTTCGGTACGGCAGGTATCCGAGGAGACGCCGTCGAGCGCGTGCACCCGGAACTCGCGCTCGCTGTCGGGACCGCGGCGGGCGGTGAGGCACGGGGGGACGGCGACCGCGAGTTCGTGGTCGCTCGCGACGGCCGCGAGACGGGACCGGCGCTCGTCGCGGCGATGACCGCCGGGCTCGAAGCCGCAGGGGCGCGCGTGCACCGAGCTGGCGTATTGCCGACGCCCGCGCTCGCCTACGCCTCCCGGAACCGCCGAGGGGTGCAGGTGACCGCCAGCCACAACCCACCGGAGGACAACGGCATCAAACTGTTCGTGGACGGCTCGGAGTACGACCGCGAGCGCGAGCGAGCCGTCGCGGACCGCGTCGACGGGGCCGCGACGTACGCCGACTGGGACGAGTGGGGCGGCTCCGAGTCCGTCGAGGTGCTCACGGACTACCGCGACGCCGTCGCTACGTACGCCAGCGAGTTCGGCGCGCCTCTCGACGGCCAGACCGTCGTCGTCGACTGCGGGAACGGCGTCGCGAGCCTCGCCACACCACAGGTGCTCCGGCGACTCGGCGCCCACGTCGTGACGCTGAACGCGAACGTGGACGGCCACTTCCCCGGCCGACCGAGCAAGCCGACGCCGGAGACGATCACCGACCTGCGCGCGTTCGTCGCCGATAGCGACGCGGTGTTCGGTATCGCCCACGACGGCGACGCCGACCGCATCGTCGTCGTCGACGGCGACGGGGACGTCGTCCACGAGGACACCGTCCTCGCGATTCTCGCCGAACACTACACCCGGGAGAGCGACGCCGCGGAGCCGGTGGTCGTGACGACGCCGAACGCGTCCGCGCGCATCGACGAGCGCGTCGCGGAGGCCGGCGGTCGCGTCGAGCGCGTCCGACTCGGTGCGCTCCACGAGGGCATCGCGGCCGCCGAGGCCCGGGGCGACGACGTGGTGTTCGCCGCGGAGCCGTGGAAACACGTCCACACCGGGTTCGGCGGCTGGATAGACGGCATCGCGTCCGCCGCGGTGCTCTCGCGACTCGTGGCCTACGAAGGCGGACTCGCACCGCTCCGCGAACCGGTCACCGAGCGTCCGTACCGGAAGGTCAGCGTCGACTGCGCCGACGACCGGAAGGTCCCCGCGATGGACGAACTCGCGCAAGCACTGCCCGCAGCCTACCCCGACGCCGAGGTCGACACCGAGTACGGCGTCCGCCTCGAGTTCCCGGACGCGTCGTGGACGCTCGTGCGTCCGAGC contains:
- a CDS encoding class I SAM-dependent methyltransferase, with amino-acid sequence MTRDVHHTYDRIADHFAQTREYPWPEVESFLDDRTAETALDIGCGNGRHAELLAARADRVLALDASRGLLDAAQERAADRGFQVALVAGDAARLPLRAASVDLAVYVATLHHLPSRALRVDSLDELARVLSASGAALVSAWSTEHDRFDADEGFDTTVDWTLPGGKTVPRFYHVYDPAEFRADLDASALAVDDAFVSSGNCYAVVRGEGKRP
- a CDS encoding type II secretion system F family protein, which codes for MALVYLPLAVVFAALMLFAVAQFVPALDRMVSRVALAAFGRFARGQQDANQEKVDALRGAHVPQTYRLYAARTYLFASTAALAGAILGVYLVAGVLVFVGTAPESFQQQFPAAVQGLFATGVGEFSVAELFAIFVASGATVGLVAAVLTYQVRWLLPSYQAGERARRIDASMERTVAFMYALSRSGMALPEVLRILARNQAVYGESAREMSVVVKDVDMYGSDILRALERLGDRTPSDELSEFSENLTSVLKSGQKLPTFLKQEYEYYADEAESKQEQFLELLATLAEAYVTVFVAGPLFLITILVVIGLTMGGTLDFLRVTAYLLVPLATAGFVVYLDSITETATGRPDDEERGIESGARFKSIPRAAGPVRSDGGTVASDPPVTAGSTTNRERLEVHELLRPVLYRLRHPLAVVLETPTVLFWVTTPVAACYLLVQWWPQLLAGSTEITAYDDPLVHAALFVLGSFAVAYEVHRRRLKAVEAGVPDFLDRFASTNEAGMSVVESFGRTVGSKLGALTRELERTWADVQWGARVEHALQRFRNRANTPAISRVVTLTTNAMNASGDLGPVLRIAANEAKATRRLERDRRNELLTYVVVIYISFFVFLAIVIALDTIFIPNIPVAEAAAAPTDAAANGAGAAADEAVSTGPFSESTQLTQADKDRYSIVFFHTGLVQAVCSGLVAGQMGEGTVKAGVKHAAVMLTIAYALFVLIG
- a CDS encoding type II/IV secretion system ATPase subunit; translated protein: MSKDFLADLDRQMDRLRHRARRAAEVLRGSAVEVTEYDPRAHGPLVSFDGLDGYEEVDRYWVNAPYAFVYIGFDAANDEHRYHVVEPGLDDFEQDLLETLYDDIRDALIYDAVYEPEDPESVLKQQMKQLLEEYGVEVDMNAFYRLFYYLHRAFEGFEKLDPLMKDPYIEDVSCDGYEVPLFVYHSEYTDIETNVSYQQEELDGFVVRLAQQSGRHISIGDPVTETTLPDGSRAELALGEEVTPRGSAFTIRKYSEDPFTPARLVDLNTFDLDQMAYLWLAIESNKSLLFAGGTASGKTTSMNAISMFIPPRSKVLTIEDTRELSLYHENWLSSVTRESIGEGEDITMYDLLRSALRHRPEYIVVGEVRGDEAMTLFQAMNTGHTTYSTMHADSVQTVINRLENDPINVPRAMIQSLDILCVQTLTHVGTKRVRRNRVIAEIEGIDQRTGDLDYSTAFEWNATDDSFSQRDSVVLDEIREERGWSRGELLRELRNRKLVLQYLTRQNVEDYRQFTALVNEYYAQPERVVERVKAELDEDVVVDAPGVAE
- a CDS encoding TrmB family transcriptional regulator, which encodes MSAHEAVAALRELGLSNYEARVFVALQRLGGGTAQDVARASEVPRSQVYGAAEDLAARGLVEVVESSPKTYRPVSLQRAREQLRASVERQHERAFDNLEAVHEERADHTDESDVATLRGHDPIQDRAAALVTNADDHVLLVGPRDDDLRDDLVAALEDRTAAGVDVAVVTDDPAVRQRLGADVRVVCSPASGDDGYAGQTLLVDDATVLLSVPADDDYTGPVDEVAMWTANTSIGHILARFVQAGMEAGMDEDVDTDE
- a CDS encoding efflux RND transporter permease subunit; its protein translation is MADIADRYADLLARYSRYVLAVLLVATVVMGVGAANVDAGLSISSFGGDSTEAEKLTYVRENFSPDDQDVTSMQVVVRGDDVLSKESLLETLRFQRAVRGSGTVGPTLRDGQPTVGIGNLVATAAIHAESQGPPVAQPTLNEQIAQIESMSAAEVEDAVRTALDPEAARGGTVDPYTLLATDYEPGSTTASARVLFVFQQTDGGDSLSTDVVDAQLATRGLAADEIRSGDAFVFGAGIVDEEAGKATGESFALITPVALVLILLVLGIAYRDPVDVVLALAGTVLTLVWMGGFMGWMDIGVTQILIAVPFLVVGLSIDYALHVVMRYREARLADETLSPRGGMRVGLAGVTVALAATTFTTAVGFLSNTVSPIQPIAEFGLVSAAGIVSAFVVFAVLLPTVKLEVDAVLERFGFDHRKRAFGTVGVANRVVGVGTTVARRAPIAIVALALVTSAAGGYAATDIDTSIDQVDFLPRESPEWMDSLPGPFAPSDYQLRENVVFLNDNFVQSRDRTTAYVLVEGSVTDPDTLERVAAGESAVADTTSAVQLANGRPDLDSPLALVRETAAENETFAALVERNDDDGDGVPDQNLAVIYDALFANDPAAASTVLHRVDGDYRALNVRVGVSASAPTATITTEMRSVAETVAGDSELTATATGPPVVDELVQRDLLRTLVETFLLTLGVILAFLTVLFYRRYDAPLLGAVTLVPVVGALGWILGTMYLFDIPFTTETAVIASIAIGLGVDYAIHVSERFVHELDGTTDVSDALDATVSGTGGALLASAVSTAAGFGVLVFALVPSLRRFGAVTSATIVFAFVASVVVLPSLLTLWHRYRGAEADAVHS
- a CDS encoding DUF5793 family protein gives rise to the protein MRRDYFELDVTGVDWVDEGGEPSKPNVVIEFTGDVDDLRDHLTDNDGELLDAGETDATFRLTDDVEERGASGVVAVTNRITGDFVLELNEDAEDVFTFIRAARRYGEATDDDEGRYRVEIRVDGEELVVYDKSTFLVYSRDGDLLRGDSLIPSGIEL
- a CDS encoding phosphomannomutase; the encoded protein is MELFGTAGIRGDAVERVHPELALAVGTAAGGEARGDGDREFVVARDGRETGPALVAAMTAGLEAAGARVHRAGVLPTPALAYASRNRRGVQVTASHNPPEDNGIKLFVDGSEYDRERERAVADRVDGAATYADWDEWGGSESVEVLTDYRDAVATYASEFGAPLDGQTVVVDCGNGVASLATPQVLRRLGAHVVTLNANVDGHFPGRPSKPTPETITDLRAFVADSDAVFGIAHDGDADRIVVVDGDGDVVHEDTVLAILAEHYTRESDAAEPVVVTTPNASARIDERVAEAGGRVERVRLGALHEGIAAAEARGDDVVFAAEPWKHVHTGFGGWIDGIASAAVLSRLVAYEGGLAPLREPVTERPYRKVSVDCADDRKVPAMDELAQALPAAYPDAEVDTEYGVRLEFPDASWTLVRPSGTEPYVRVYAESDDVDALVDDVAAVVEDAVRSA